A stretch of Janibacter endophyticus DNA encodes these proteins:
- a CDS encoding succinic semialdehyde dehydrogenase, producing MTSEIIADPELDPTATYVVDPKRARQLAARVVASPRAETFTRTSPMTGAPIASLPVSTEADVQRAFASARAAQPRWAATSHEQRRRIFRRFHDLVLEHQVELLDLVQIEAGKARLHAFEEVLDCAIASRHYAAKAEGYLRTTKHLGAVPVLSQARMLRHPKGVVGIVSPWNYPLSLAITDAIPALLAGNAVVLRPDQQGSLSALAGIELLHEAGLPEGVFQVVLGPGRSTGQAVVDGGDYVCFTGSTPTGRSVAESASKRLVGYSLELGGKNSVYVADDADLGRAVDGAVRSCFASAGQLCISTERLLVHEGIYDRFVPAFVERVKALRLGTALEYGYDMGSLVSQDQLDTVTRHVADAVAKGATLLTGGNARPDLGPFVYEPTVLTGVTSAMLCRDEETFGPVVSIYRVAGDDAAVALANDTEYGLNSSVWTKDTARGRRIAARIKTGTVNVNEAYAAAWGSMGAPMGGMKDSGVGRRHGAEGILKYTESQNVTVQHLMPIAPSMGLSDERYAKVMTLGVRLMKAAGLS from the coding sequence ATGACGTCCGAGATCATCGCCGATCCTGAGCTCGACCCGACCGCGACCTATGTCGTCGACCCGAAGCGGGCCCGCCAGCTCGCCGCCCGCGTCGTGGCCTCGCCCAGGGCGGAGACGTTCACCCGCACGTCGCCGATGACCGGTGCCCCCATCGCGTCCCTGCCGGTCTCGACCGAGGCCGACGTGCAGCGCGCCTTCGCCTCGGCCCGCGCGGCCCAGCCCCGGTGGGCAGCGACCTCGCACGAGCAGCGGCGCCGGATCTTCCGCCGCTTCCACGACCTCGTCCTCGAGCACCAGGTCGAGCTGCTCGACCTCGTCCAGATCGAGGCCGGCAAGGCCCGGCTGCACGCCTTCGAGGAGGTCCTCGACTGCGCCATCGCCTCGCGTCACTACGCGGCCAAGGCGGAGGGCTACCTGCGCACCACCAAGCACCTCGGCGCCGTGCCGGTGCTCTCCCAGGCCCGGATGCTGCGTCACCCCAAGGGCGTCGTCGGCATCGTCTCGCCGTGGAACTACCCGCTGAGCCTGGCGATCACCGACGCCATCCCCGCGCTCCTCGCCGGCAACGCCGTCGTCCTGCGCCCCGACCAGCAGGGCTCGCTGAGCGCCCTCGCCGGGATCGAGCTGCTCCACGAGGCCGGCCTGCCCGAGGGCGTCTTCCAGGTCGTGCTCGGCCCCGGCCGCAGCACCGGTCAGGCGGTCGTCGACGGCGGCGACTACGTCTGCTTCACCGGCTCGACCCCCACCGGCCGCAGCGTCGCCGAGTCCGCCTCGAAGCGGCTCGTCGGCTACAGCCTCGAGCTCGGGGGCAAGAACTCCGTCTACGTCGCCGACGACGCAGACCTCGGCCGCGCCGTCGACGGCGCCGTCCGCTCGTGCTTCGCCTCCGCCGGCCAGCTGTGCATCTCGACCGAGCGGCTCCTCGTCCACGAGGGCATCTACGACCGCTTCGTCCCCGCCTTCGTCGAGCGGGTCAAGGCCCTGCGCCTCGGGACCGCCCTCGAGTACGGGTACGACATGGGCAGCCTCGTCTCCCAGGACCAGCTCGACACCGTGACCCGGCACGTCGCGGACGCCGTCGCCAAGGGCGCCACCCTGCTGACCGGCGGCAACGCACGACCCGACCTCGGCCCCTTCGTCTACGAGCCGACCGTCCTCACCGGGGTCACCTCGGCGATGCTCTGTCGCGACGAGGAGACCTTCGGCCCGGTCGTCTCCATCTACCGGGTCGCCGGCGACGACGCGGCTGTCGCGCTCGCCAACGACACCGAGTACGGCCTCAACTCCTCGGTCTGGACCAAGGACACCGCCCGCGGACGCCGGATCGCGGCCCGGATCAAGACGGGCACGGTCAACGTCAACGAGGCCTACGCCGCCGCCTGGGGGTCCATGGGTGCCCCGATGGGGGGCATGAAGGACTCCGGGGTGGGCAGACGCCACGGCGCCGAGGGCATCCTCAAGTACACCGAGAGCCAGAACGTCACCGTCCAGCACCTCATGCCGATCGCGCCGTCGATGGGCCTGTCCGACGAGCGCTACGCGAAGGTCATGACCCTCGGGGTGCGGCTCATGAAGGCCGCGGGCCTCTCATGA